Proteins co-encoded in one Methanosarcinales archaeon genomic window:
- a CDS encoding type II toxin-antitoxin system VapC family toxin — translation MTFVDSSYFIAIAREKDRWHKDALKLVDKTNDSMMISDFIISESVTLVGSLEGGKAGRILYEYFIDNCKIYFMDDEILSKAMDSFLKYDGSLSLADATSVEVMKKHRIKKILSFDSDFDKIKEIDRIH, via the coding sequence GTAGACTCATCATACTTCATTGCCATTGCTAGAGAGAAGGATAGATGGCACAAAGATGCTTTAAAACTTGTTGATAAGACAAATGATTCTATGATGATATCTGACTTCATTATTAGCGAAAGTGTTACACTGGTGGGATCGCTGGAAGGAGGGAAGGCAGGCAGGATACTTTATGAATATTTCATAGATAACTGCAAAATATACTTTATGGATGATGAAATACTTTCAAAAGCGATGGATTCTTTTCTAAAGTATGATGGTTCGTTATCACTGGCTGATGCTACATCTGTTGAAGTGATGAAAAAACATAGAATAAAAAAGATACTCTCCTTTGACAGTGATTTTGATAAAATAAAAGAAATTGACAGAATACATTAA